The following proteins are encoded in a genomic region of Herminiimonas arsenicoxydans:
- a CDS encoding putative Peptidase M22, glycoprotease (Evidence 3 : Function proposed based on presence of conserved amino acid motif, structural feature or limited homology; Product type pe : putative enzyme): MSTILAIETSSELASAALLHGAVVTSAEAAGVTTHSQSILPMVQDLLARAGLALADCDAIAFGSGPGSFTGVRTACGIAQGLAYGADLPLLPTVTLLALAQACHEETGACDVLAVMDARMGEVYWAQYRWDREWQIVIAPTLSAASDVMPIGEVVACGNGLKAYEKDFAARSFFRAEMKEWVPHAAQIATLGALAFAQGQGVAAGVAEPLYLRNKVALTTNERLEKAAKEIA; the protein is encoded by the coding sequence ATGTCTACTATCCTTGCTATTGAAACATCCTCTGAACTTGCCTCGGCTGCATTGCTGCATGGCGCTGTCGTGACGTCTGCAGAAGCGGCAGGCGTGACAACGCACTCGCAAAGCATTTTGCCGATGGTGCAGGACTTGCTCGCCAGGGCCGGTCTGGCATTGGCGGATTGCGATGCAATTGCATTCGGTTCCGGTCCCGGTTCATTTACCGGCGTGCGCACCGCTTGCGGGATTGCGCAGGGCCTGGCTTATGGCGCAGATCTGCCATTGCTGCCGACGGTCACCTTGCTGGCATTGGCGCAGGCTTGCCATGAGGAAACCGGCGCATGCGATGTGCTCGCAGTGATGGATGCGCGCATGGGCGAAGTCTATTGGGCGCAATATCGTTGGGATCGCGAATGGCAGATAGTAATCGCGCCTACCTTGTCCGCTGCGTCGGATGTGATGCCGATTGGCGAAGTTGTCGCCTGCGGTAATGGATTGAAGGCATATGAGAAGGATTTTGCAGCGCGTTCTTTTTTTCGCGCCGAGATGAAAGAATGGGTGCCGCATGCCGCACAGATTGCAACGCTGGGTGCGCTGGCCTTTGCGCAAGGGCAGGGCGTGGCTGCCGGTGTTGCAGAGCCTCTGTATTTACGCAACAAGGTGGCATTGACGACGAATGAACGTCTGGAAAAGGCCGCAAAGGAAATCGCATGA
- a CDS encoding Putative thioredoxin (Evidence 3 : Function proposed based on presence of conserved amino acid motif, structural feature or limited homology; Product type pc : putative carrier) codes for MSSITLEPENQHQLAQRMQDDVWVVACLCAAWCDVCTSYRPGFDELAAQHPDKLFIWIDIEDRADLIGDFDVENFPTLLIQRGDDVMFYGTTIPDHRIAHRLITAHADKTDAELKMQAHSSAEYRSWQVERNLRKALA; via the coding sequence ATGTCCAGCATCACACTAGAACCGGAAAACCAGCATCAGTTAGCGCAACGCATGCAAGATGACGTATGGGTGGTCGCCTGCCTGTGCGCAGCGTGGTGCGATGTATGCACAAGCTACCGGCCGGGTTTCGATGAACTGGCAGCGCAGCATCCGGATAAACTTTTTATCTGGATCGACATTGAAGACAGAGCCGATCTGATCGGTGACTTCGATGTTGAGAACTTCCCCACACTTTTAATTCAGCGCGGCGACGATGTGATGTTTTACGGTACCACCATACCGGACCATCGCATCGCTCATCGCCTGATCACGGCGCATGCCGACAAGACCGATGCAGAATTAAAAATGCAGGCACACAGCAGCGCCGAATACAGGAGCTGGCAAGTGGAACGCAATCTGCGCAAGGCATTGGCCTAG
- the cspE gene encoding Cold shock-like protein cspE (CSP-E) (Evidence 2a : Function of homologous gene experimentally demonstrated in an other organism; PubMedId : 10200963, 20345064, 21083396, 21101802, 97001112, 9735283, 12324471; Product type r : regulator): MATGIVKWFNDSKGFGFITPDEGGEDLFAHFSAIQSSGFKSLQENQRVSFEVTAGPKGKQASNIQPI; encoded by the coding sequence ATGGCAACTGGTATCGTAAAATGGTTTAATGATTCGAAGGGCTTCGGCTTTATTACCCCTGACGAAGGCGGCGAAGATTTGTTCGCTCACTTCTCGGCAATTCAGTCGAGCGGCTTCAAATCACTGCAAGAGAACCAACGCGTTTCTTTTGAAGTGACCGCTGGTCCTAAGGGCAAGCAAGCTTCGAACATTCAGCCTATCTAA
- the rimI gene encoding Ribosomal-protein-alanine acetyltransferase (Evidence 2b : Function of strongly homologous gene; PubMedId : 2828880; Product type e : enzyme) has product MSSVQSPIPQPAPVARPLKLYFSRMQPSDVSDVLAIENDVYPFPWTRGNFLDSISSGYETWILRDAAGTLNGYFLLMPSVDDAHLLNITVHRDLHGCGIGLLLLNKAKAIVQERKLQALLLEVRPSNTRAEKIYERYGFARIGIRKGYYPAPNNQREDAIVMKLAL; this is encoded by the coding sequence ATGAGTTCTGTGCAAAGTCCGATTCCGCAGCCGGCTCCGGTAGCGCGTCCGCTCAAGCTGTATTTTTCCCGGATGCAGCCGTCCGATGTCAGCGATGTGCTGGCCATTGAAAACGATGTCTATCCGTTTCCGTGGACGCGCGGGAATTTTCTCGATTCGATCAGCAGCGGCTATGAAACCTGGATACTGCGCGATGCCGCAGGCACATTGAATGGCTATTTCCTGCTAATGCCGTCGGTGGACGATGCGCATTTATTGAATATCACCGTGCATCGCGATTTGCATGGGTGCGGCATCGGGCTCTTGTTGCTCAACAAGGCCAAGGCCATCGTGCAGGAAAGAAAACTGCAAGCGCTGTTGCTGGAAGTGCGTCCCTCCAACACGCGGGCGGAAAAAATTTATGAGCGTTACGGCTTTGCGCGCATCGGCATACGCAAGGGATATTATCCGGCACCGAATAATCAGCGTGAAGACGCCATTGTGATGAAGCTGGCACTATGA
- a CDS encoding Conserved hypothetical protein; putative exported protein (Evidence 4 : Homologs of previously reported genes of unknown function): MRTITLLLPLILTACATGNWGDGRVAVVTASNGQEIAGASCAVMNNTGSWNVITPGTLDIGSASGELRIICNKLGYRTSELRLPPYGQPSGSSMGVGLGGGSGGVGLGLGFSLPISSGGGSYPPRVVVNMYPL, encoded by the coding sequence ATGCGTACCATCACTTTGCTGCTGCCCCTGATATTGACCGCCTGCGCCACCGGTAACTGGGGCGATGGCCGGGTTGCGGTTGTCACGGCCAGCAATGGTCAGGAAATAGCTGGTGCCAGCTGTGCCGTGATGAATAATACGGGGAGCTGGAATGTGATAACGCCGGGGACGCTGGATATAGGCAGTGCTTCCGGCGAGTTGCGCATAATTTGCAATAAGCTTGGTTATCGCACTTCTGAACTGCGCTTGCCGCCGTACGGACAGCCATCTGGTTCCAGCATGGGTGTTGGCCTGGGTGGCGGTAGCGGTGGCGTCGGCCTCGGACTGGGCTTCAGCCTGCCGATCAGTTCGGGAGGCGGCAGTTATCCGCCGCGCGTCGTGGTGAATATGTATCCGCTGTAA
- the sucB gene encoding Dihydrolipoyllysine-residue succinyltransferase component of 2-oxoglutarate dehydrogenase complex (E2) (Dihydrolipoamide succinyltransferase component of 2-oxoglutarate dehydrogenase complex) (Evidence 2a : Function of homologous gene experimentally demonstrated in an other organism; PubMedId : 8867378, 6376124, 10739245; Product type e : enzyme), with protein MAILEITVPQLSESVAEATLLQWHKKVGETVARDENMIDIETDKVVLELPAPAAGVITQIIRDDNSTVVAGEVIALLDTDLSAAVAPAASAPAAATAAPTAAPAMAASANAASNIAMPAAAKMLAENQLAASDVAGTGKDGRVTKGDVINQLEKKQAAPVATAAKPALQQVTAPMSATMLANRPEERVPMSRLRARIAERLLQSQSSNAILTTFNEVNMQPVMDLRAKYKDKFEKEHGVKLGFMSFFVKAVVAALKKYPIINASVDGNDIVYHGYFDIGIAVGSPRGLVVPILRDADQMTIAEIEKKIAEFGNKAKEGKLTLDDLNGGTFSISNGGVFGSMLSTPIINPPQSAILGIHATKERAVVENGQIVIRPMNYFAMSYDHRIIDGREAVLGLVAMKEAMEDPARLLLDL; from the coding sequence ATGGCTATTCTTGAGATCACAGTTCCGCAATTGTCGGAATCCGTTGCAGAAGCAACGCTGCTGCAATGGCATAAAAAGGTGGGCGAGACCGTCGCGCGCGACGAAAACATGATCGATATCGAAACCGACAAGGTTGTGCTGGAATTGCCGGCACCGGCCGCCGGCGTGATCACGCAAATCATTCGCGATGACAACAGTACCGTGGTTGCGGGTGAAGTTATTGCCTTGCTCGATACCGATCTGTCGGCTGCGGTTGCCCCTGCAGCGTCCGCTCCTGCAGCAGCAACTGCGGCGCCAACTGCTGCACCTGCAATGGCGGCATCCGCGAATGCTGCCAGCAATATTGCAATGCCGGCCGCAGCAAAAATGCTGGCGGAGAACCAGCTGGCAGCGAGCGATGTTGCCGGCACCGGCAAGGATGGCCGTGTCACCAAAGGCGATGTCATCAATCAGCTGGAGAAAAAACAGGCAGCGCCTGTAGCGACAGCAGCCAAACCCGCTCTGCAGCAAGTGACTGCGCCCATGTCGGCCACTATGCTGGCCAATCGTCCGGAAGAGCGCGTGCCCATGAGCCGCTTGCGCGCCCGTATCGCCGAGCGTTTGCTGCAGTCGCAATCGAGTAATGCCATATTGACTACGTTCAACGAAGTCAATATGCAGCCGGTGATGGATCTGCGTGCCAAGTACAAGGACAAGTTCGAAAAAGAACACGGTGTCAAACTCGGCTTCATGTCATTTTTCGTCAAGGCAGTGGTTGCTGCATTGAAAAAATATCCGATCATCAATGCATCGGTAGACGGTAATGACATCGTCTATCACGGCTACTTCGATATCGGCATTGCCGTCGGTTCGCCACGCGGACTGGTGGTGCCGATCCTGCGCGATGCCGATCAAATGACTATCGCTGAAATTGAAAAGAAGATTGCGGAATTTGGCAACAAGGCCAAAGAAGGCAAGCTGACGCTGGACGATCTGAACGGCGGCACTTTCTCGATTTCAAACGGCGGCGTATTCGGTTCGATGCTGTCGACGCCTATCATCAACCCACCGCAATCGGCGATTCTGGGGATACATGCAACCAAGGAGCGCGCAGTGGTTGAAAACGGGCAGATCGTGATCCGTCCGATGAACTACTTCGCCATGTCTTACGATCATCGCATCATCGATGGTCGCGAAGCCGTGCTGGGGCTGGTGGCGATGAAGGAAGCGATGGAAGACCCTGCGCGCCTGTTGCTGGACCTTTAA
- a CDS encoding Conserved hypothetical protein (Evidence 4 : Homologs of previously reported genes of unknown function): MMKLIARMFAAALMLLSGPYVWAQTTATMDEAGLQSYSVQDVVGRYPAGAIKTQETADSALEDVKQARANIEARFNAEQHACYPKFFATSCLNKAKERRRVDLLTVKPIEVEANAYIRHARVVERDRRLTEKAAENEGKAILQQAPGEGKTDDAGKSIHEQNSVSRDAQRKARADAQAKKNEKQAEKQQSLKANEAAEEQKRAANIRRYEEKVKESAARQKEILEKKAEKEKAQQQK, translated from the coding sequence ATGATGAAACTGATAGCGAGAATGTTCGCAGCGGCATTGATGCTGCTATCCGGCCCCTATGTGTGGGCGCAAACGACCGCGACGATGGACGAAGCAGGCTTGCAGTCCTACTCGGTGCAAGATGTGGTGGGGCGTTATCCGGCCGGTGCCATCAAGACGCAGGAAACTGCAGACAGTGCATTGGAGGATGTCAAGCAGGCACGTGCCAATATTGAAGCGCGCTTCAATGCAGAGCAGCACGCCTGTTATCCAAAATTCTTTGCCACTTCGTGTTTGAACAAGGCGAAGGAACGCCGGCGCGTGGATTTGCTGACAGTGAAGCCGATCGAAGTCGAGGCCAATGCATATATACGGCACGCGCGTGTGGTGGAGCGCGATCGCCGTCTGACAGAAAAAGCAGCGGAAAACGAAGGCAAGGCCATCCTGCAGCAAGCGCCTGGCGAAGGCAAAACCGATGATGCCGGCAAATCGATCCATGAGCAAAACAGCGTATCCAGGGATGCGCAACGCAAGGCGCGCGCAGACGCACAGGCAAAAAAAAATGAGAAACAGGCAGAGAAACAGCAGAGCCTGAAGGCCAATGAGGCGGCGGAAGAACAAAAACGCGCTGCGAATATCAGGAGATACGAAGAGAAGGTAAAGGAATCCGCTGCGCGTCAGAAAGAAATTCTGGAGAAAAAAGCCGAAAAGGAAAAAGCGCAGCAGCAAAAATAA
- a CDS encoding putative AFG1-like ATPase (Evidence 3 : Function proposed based on presence of conserved amino acid motif, structural feature or limited homology; Product type pe : putative enzyme): protein MNVQEFYDHALLQRGFSADEAQRQAIIRLQQAYDEWVEYKAQRANAFLRFLKPPAIPRGVYMWGGVGRGKSFLMDSFFAVVPLVRKTRVHFHEFMRSVHRELDELKMIANPLDEVALRIAKKYRLICFDEFHVTDIADAMILYNLFNALFKNGVSFIITSNFEPSTLYPDGLHRDRMLPTIALLQEKLDIMNVDGGNDYRKRALSQVDAYHTPLGAAADHALRNAFVRIAETSDENPVIDVEGRQIKALRRAGGVIWFDFATLCGGPRSQNDYLEIASRFHTLILSDVPLMSAGMSSEARRFIWLIDVLYDRRIKLLMSAAVDMHQLYTDGALTMEFQRTVSRLVEMQSTEYMEAERSYSGNAIL from the coding sequence ATGAATGTTCAAGAGTTTTACGACCATGCCTTGCTGCAACGCGGATTCAGTGCAGACGAAGCGCAGAGGCAAGCCATTATCCGTCTGCAGCAAGCCTACGATGAGTGGGTAGAATACAAGGCGCAACGGGCAAATGCCTTCCTGCGTTTTCTCAAGCCGCCGGCAATTCCGCGCGGTGTCTATATGTGGGGTGGTGTCGGGCGCGGCAAGTCTTTCCTGATGGATAGCTTCTTTGCGGTGGTGCCGCTGGTGCGCAAGACACGTGTGCATTTCCACGAATTCATGCGCAGCGTGCATCGCGAGCTGGATGAATTGAAGATGATTGCCAATCCGCTGGATGAAGTGGCATTGCGTATCGCAAAGAAATACCGGCTGATCTGCTTTGACGAATTTCACGTGACCGATATCGCCGATGCGATGATTCTGTACAACCTGTTCAATGCCTTGTTCAAGAATGGCGTGTCTTTTATCATCACATCCAATTTTGAACCGAGTACGCTGTATCCGGATGGCCTGCATCGCGACCGCATGTTGCCTACCATCGCTTTGCTGCAGGAAAAACTGGACATCATGAATGTGGATGGCGGTAATGACTATCGCAAGCGGGCCTTGTCCCAGGTTGATGCGTATCATACGCCGCTGGGAGCCGCGGCCGATCATGCATTGCGCAACGCATTCGTACGGATAGCGGAAACCAGCGACGAGAATCCTGTCATCGATGTTGAGGGGCGCCAGATCAAGGCGCTAAGGCGCGCCGGCGGTGTGATATGGTTCGACTTCGCTACGCTGTGCGGCGGTCCGCGTTCGCAAAACGACTATCTTGAAATTGCCAGTCGTTTTCATACTCTTATCCTGTCGGATGTCCCGCTCATGTCGGCAGGCATGTCTTCGGAAGCACGCCGTTTCATCTGGCTGATTGATGTGTTGTACGATCGCAGAATCAAGCTGCTGATGTCGGCAGCCGTCGACATGCATCAGCTGTATACCGATGGCGCGCTGACGATGGAGTTTCAACGCACCGTGTCGCGTCTGGTGGAAATGCAATCGACCGAATACATGGAAGCCGAACGCAGCTATAGCGGCAATGCAATTTTATAG
- the odhL gene encoding Dihydrolipoyl dehydrogenase (E3 component of 2-oxoglutarate dehydrogenase complex) (Dihydrolipoamide dehydrogenase) (Evidence 2a : Function of homologous gene experimentally demonstrated in an other organism; PubMedId : 8867378; Product type e : enzyme) yields MSKNFDVVVIGGGPGGYVAAIRAAQLGFSVACIDEWKNAKGGAAPGGTCTNVGCIPSKALLQSSEHYEHAGHAFAEHGIEVKDLTLNVKKMVARKDTVVKQNNDGILYLLKKNKVTFFHGRGSFAKAGAGGYEIKVAGAGEETIATKHVIVATGSTPRVLPGADFDEKMILSNTGALAMTEVPKRLGLIGAGVIGLEMGSVWRRLGSEVTVLEALPVFLGAVDEQVAKEAQKQFVKQGLAINLGVKIGAIAVGKNEVTVNYVDDKGAAQKAVFDKLIVSIGRIPNTVGLNTEAVGLKLDERGFIAVDGDCKTSLPNVWAVGDVVRGPMLAHKAEEEGVAVAERIAGQHGHVNFNTIPSVIYTSPEIASVGKTEQQLKAENIAYKAGTFPFLANGRARALGDTTGFVKFLADAKTDEILGVHIIGPQASELISEAVVAMEFRASSEDIARICHAHPTLSEALKEAALAVDGRSLNF; encoded by the coding sequence ATGTCGAAAAATTTTGATGTAGTAGTAATCGGTGGCGGCCCTGGCGGCTATGTCGCCGCCATACGCGCAGCGCAACTGGGCTTTTCTGTCGCCTGCATCGATGAATGGAAAAATGCCAAGGGCGGCGCAGCGCCTGGCGGTACGTGCACCAATGTCGGTTGCATTCCATCGAAAGCCTTGCTGCAATCGTCTGAGCATTACGAGCATGCCGGTCATGCCTTTGCCGAGCATGGAATTGAAGTCAAGGATTTGACGCTGAATGTGAAGAAAATGGTGGCGCGCAAGGATACGGTCGTCAAACAGAATAACGATGGCATTCTGTATCTGCTCAAGAAAAACAAGGTCACCTTTTTCCATGGCCGTGGTTCCTTTGCAAAAGCGGGTGCGGGCGGATATGAAATCAAGGTGGCGGGTGCTGGCGAAGAAACCATCGCGACCAAACATGTGATCGTGGCTACCGGCTCGACGCCGCGCGTATTGCCGGGTGCAGATTTCGATGAAAAGATGATCCTCTCCAACACCGGTGCACTGGCTATGACCGAAGTGCCGAAACGTCTGGGTCTGATCGGTGCCGGTGTGATCGGCCTGGAAATGGGCAGCGTCTGGCGCCGCCTCGGTTCCGAGGTCACCGTGCTGGAAGCCTTGCCGGTTTTCCTCGGTGCGGTGGATGAGCAGGTTGCCAAGGAAGCGCAAAAGCAATTCGTCAAGCAGGGTCTGGCCATCAATCTGGGTGTGAAGATAGGTGCCATCGCTGTGGGCAAGAATGAGGTCACGGTCAACTATGTCGATGACAAGGGTGCGGCGCAAAAAGCGGTCTTCGATAAATTGATCGTATCGATCGGACGCATACCGAATACCGTGGGTTTGAATACGGAAGCAGTCGGCCTGAAACTGGATGAGCGCGGTTTTATCGCTGTCGATGGCGATTGCAAAACCAGTCTGCCCAATGTCTGGGCAGTGGGTGATGTTGTGCGCGGCCCGATGCTGGCGCACAAGGCGGAAGAAGAGGGCGTCGCCGTTGCAGAGCGCATAGCCGGTCAGCATGGGCACGTGAACTTCAATACGATTCCATCGGTTATTTATACATCGCCGGAAATTGCTTCGGTCGGCAAAACCGAGCAGCAGCTGAAAGCTGAAAATATCGCCTATAAAGCCGGCACCTTTCCTTTCCTGGCCAATGGTCGTGCGCGCGCACTGGGCGATACCACCGGTTTTGTGAAGTTTCTGGCCGATGCAAAAACCGATGAAATTCTTGGTGTGCACATCATCGGGCCGCAGGCATCCGAATTGATTTCGGAAGCCGTGGTGGCGATGGAATTCCGTGCTTCATCGGAAGATATTGCACGTATATGCCATGCACATCCGACCTTGTCGGAAGCGCTCAAAGAGGCGGCACTGGCGGTAGATGGACGTTCCTTGAATTTCTAG